The region AAGAATTTATGGAGAATTTATACCAATGGATGCCTCTGAATTTGGGAAAGGAAGAATAGCTTTTACTATAATGGAACCTGACCCAATTGTTCTTGCTATTACTCCTTTTAATTTTCCCCTTAACCTTGCTCTCCATAAAATTGCTCCAGCAATTGCAGCAGGCTCAAGCCTTGTTTTTAAGCCCTCAAGTTTTACTCCTAAAACAGGAAAACTTTTAACAGAAATAATTCTTGAAGCAGGTTTTCCACCAGAAGGTTTTGCTTTTTTGACAGGTGGTGGAAGTAGTGTAGGTGAAACTTTGTGTAAGGATGAAAGAATAAGACATATAACATTTACTGGTTCAAAAGAAGTAGGCGAAAGAATATCTCTTATAGCAGGTTTAAAAAAGAAGACCTTTGAACTTGGTTCAAATTCAGCCCTATGTATTTTCTCAGATTTTGATTACAGAAAAATCCTCGAAAGAATAATAAAAGGTGCATATTCTCTTGCAGGTCAGGTTTGTATATCAATTCAAAGAATTTATATAGAAAAGAAAATTAAAGATGAATTTATTAATGACTTTCTGAATGCAATCAAAAATTTAAAAGTTGGGGATCAATTAAGAGAAGATACAGATGTGGGACCTATGATTTCAGAGGAAGCTGCAAAAAGAGCAGAGGAGTGGGTTAAAAGGGCAATTCAAAGAGGTGCTAAGATTTTACCAGAATTAAAAAGAGAAGGTTCATTTTTTTATCCAATACTTATAGTTGATGCTTCTGAAGATACTGAGGTTTGTTCAAAAGAAGCTTTTGCTCCCCTTGCTGTTTGTAATGAATTTGAAACAGAAGAAGAACTTGTTTCAAAGGTAAATAATTCTGAATATGGTCTTCAATGCGGTATTTTAACTAATGATTTAACAAGAGCACTAAAACTTGCAAAGGAAATTGAAGTTGGAGGAGTTATTATAAATGATATTCCATCTTTCAGAGTTGATCATATGCCCTATGGTGGAATGAAGGGTTCAGGTCTTGGAAGGGAAGGACCCAGATATGCTGTAAGGGATTTTGTAGAAGAAAAGATTGTTGTAATAAAAATAGAATAATTTTTATAATTTCTTGAATTAAAATTGTGCAATTTTTTTATAATTAAGATGGAATAATATTTGCTTTTGAGTTATTTGGGAGGTGATAAAATGAAAAAATTAAACTTTTTAATTTTTTTAAATCTAATGGGATGTTCTATATCCCTTTTCAAGGGAGATATACCTTTTATAAAAGATGATATAAAAAATATAAGGGCACCCTATCCTGAAGATCCTATGATAGGTCTTTCTTTTGATGCTATATCAAGAGATCAAAATGCAATAATTTTTGCTTCCTTTCAAGGTGGTTATACATGGAAAGGTGGGGCAGAGTTATATAGGCCTCCTGATACCTTTGTGGCTGTTGAAACAAAATTTACTTATTTACAGGGTTCTATAAATTTTGGTGTTTTACCCTTTTACAGAATAAGACCTTATATTTATCCCTATGCTGGTATAGGTCTTGGAATATTTAGTTCTGAAGCCTACGGGGTTTACAAAAATGATTTTATAACTATCTTTTATCCTTATTTAAGAGGAGGATTCCAAATTTCCTTTCCATTTTCAAAGGAAATTCTTAAAGGAGAAAAAAGTAAATTTTCTCCCTGTTTGAATTTTTCTTTTGGGTACCAGTTTTCCTTTGAAAGGTGGCTTCAGGGACCATATTTATCCATGGGTTATTCTGGTTTTTTTCCTCATGAAGGCATATGGGCAATTTTGCTTGGTGGAGCACTTATAATTTTAGGAGGTAGAGAATGAAAAAATTAATAATTGTTTTAAATTTATTTTTAGTTTCCTGTATTTCCCTTTACCTTGAATCAGGTTCAGAGTATCTTGATTTGAAAGGTATAAACAATGAGATTAAACTTTTGAATTCTGAGGAGGTTAAAAACTATTCCTTTGGTTATGGATTTGGTGGTGGTTTTTATAAACCTGGTAAAGTTTTTTTGCGTTTACTTTTTCAGCAGAATAAATTTGTATCAGATAATAAGTTAAACAGATTTTACATTCAGACAGGAATACTTGATGGAGGAGCAAACTTACTTAAGTCAGATATTCTTGGTATTTATCCAATTGTTGGAATAGGAACAAGCTTTCAGGAACTTATACTTGAAGGTAAAAGTTATAGAAATTATGTTTATCCAGTGATAAAGGGCGGTGTTGAGTTTAACATAAATTTAACAAGAGAAATGCCAGGAATTTTTACCTTATATTTAAGAATGGAAGGAATTTATTCTTCAGGATATTTTCTTGATAGGCCGGATTTTTCAGATTTTATAATTTCAAATCCTTTAAAGGGTTTTAATTTTTCCTTTGGTTTATCAATGGGTTATCATAAGGAGGATTGAAGGAAATATTAGAGAAAATTATATTTACAAAGGGTTTAATTGGTGGGACCTTATGGAGCACTTTTGGACTTTTTTCGAATTCTGTATTTTATTTTCTCTTTTTATCCTTTGCTGGAAAAATTATAAGTGCTGAAGGAGTGGGGGTTCTTGGCATTTTTTATTCTTTCTATACCTTTTCTTCCTTTTTTCTTGGTTCAGGATTCAGGGATTATTTAACAAGAAAAATAACTGAATTGAAAGCTAAAAATGAATATAAAAAGCTCAGTGATTTACTTGACGAAACTTTTACTTATGTTTTTTTGACCTTTATTTTTTCTTTTATTTTTTTCTTTGTTTTTAAAAATTTGCTTTTAAAAAAATTGTTTAATAATAGTTTTTTCCTTTTTATATGTGCCTTTTTAACTCATTTTTTTTCAACCATCTCATTAATAGGTAGGGGTATTCTGCTCGGAAAAAAACTTTTTTACCTTTTCAGTTTACTTACTTTTATTAGAGGCTCAATATTTTTAATTTTTGGTTTTTTATTCTTTTTAAAGGGAATTGATAAAATCCCCATTTTCATAATTCCATACATTATTTCTGAATTTTCAAATTTTATTTTCTTTGTTTTATATTTTATTTACTTAAAAAAAGGTTTAAGATTTAAAGCAAATTTCAATTTTTTAAAAGAAGGCATTTTTTCAATGAGTTTTTCCAATACACTTTTCCAAGGTTTTTACAATTATCCGATAATACTTATGAAAATTAAGAATATCTCTGATACTTTAATTGGCAATTTAACTGCTGAAATTTCAATTTTTCAGTCAGTAAGGTTATTTTTCAACTCCTATTTTGTTCCAGTTTATCCCCATGTGGCAAGTTCTTATTATGAAGGTAAAAGAAAAAAATTTTTTAGAACAATTTTTTATTCACTTATTTTAATTTTTACATCAGTTTTAGCTTTTACAATTCTTGTAATATTAGGAGGGAAAACCTTTCTTTATCTTTTTTTCCCAAAAAATAAATTTACTTTTTATACATCAGAATTTTTATTACTCTCCCTTTCTCTTTTACTTCATCTTTTAACAAGATTTTTTTCAAGGATATTTTTTGCAATTCAGAGAGAAAATTTTGTTTTAAATATATTACTTATATGGCTTTTGATTTTAACAGTTCCTTATGTTATAATTAAATTAAATAATGAAATAATTTTTTTACTATCTTTAATTAACATAGCAAGTTTTATTTCTGCTTTAATTTTTATATATTTTTCAATTAAAATTTTTACTAAAAAGGTTCCAATCCTTTTAAGGAAGGAGAAATAAGAGATGAAAATTTTTCTTGATAGTTCAAATCTTGAAGAACTAAGGAAATTTAAATCACTTGGAATAATTGATGGAGCAACCACAAATCCAAGTCTTCTTTCAAAGGAAATTAAAAGACTTTACCCGGATTTTAAAGCTAAGGATAAAAGAGAGCTTTTTGAAAAGGGTAAGGAAATATTAAAGGAAATATGTGAAATAGTGGATGGACCTGTTTCAGCAGAAGTAATTGCCACTGATTCTGATGGAATGGTTAAAGAAGGAAAGGAATTGTCAAGAGTTCATAAACATATTGTTGTAAAAGTACCTTTTGGAGAAGAAGGTTTAAAGGCTACAAAAAAACTTTCTTCAGAGGGAATTAATGTTAATATGACCCTTATTTTTTCACCTTCGCAGGGTTTACTTTCAGTAAAAGCTGGTGCAAGGTATATATCACCTTTCATAGGAAGGCTTGATGATATTTCAAACGAAGGAATGGAAGTTGTGAGAGTTCTTTCAGAAGTTTTTTCAATCTATGATTTTGATGCTGAACTCCTTGTAGCAAGTGTAAGGCATCCAATTCATGTGATAGAAGCTTCACTTACTGGAGCTGATATTGTAACTGTTCCTCCAGAAGTTCTTGATAAAATGTTAAAACATCCTTTAACAGATATAGGGCTTAAAAGATTTCTTCAGGACTGGGAGTCACTTTTAGGTAAATGATTCCTTTTATTATAACAATTTTTTTAATTTCTCAGAAAGAAATTAGTGAAAGTAGAGAGAATGCTATAATTAATGCTGTTAAAAAAGCCCAAAATGCTGTTGTTTCAATTACATGCTTTAAAACAAGGTATGTTTCTATTGCACCCTCAATAATAAATGACCCTTTTTTCAGGGATTTTTTTGAGTTTTTTGATTTTCCAGAGTATAAAGAGAAAATTTCTTCACAGGGCTCGGGTTTTATAATTTCAGAAGATGGTTTAATTCTTACAAATGAACATGTTATCAGTAATTCTGATAGTATAATTGTTACATTACCTGATGGAAGAAATTTTGTTGCAAAAGTTATTGGTTCTGATTATTCGCTTGACATTGCTCTTTTAAAAATTAATGAAAATAATTTACCCTATCTTTTGTTTGCTGATTCTGATAAACTGGAAAGGGGAGAGTGGGCAATAGCAATGGGTAATCCTTTTGGTTACCTATGGGAAGATGTTGAGCCAACAGTTACAGTTGGTGTTATAAGTGCACTTAACAGAACATTTAAAGGAGAAGGTGAAAGAATTTACAGGGGAATGA is a window of candidate division WOR-3 bacterium DNA encoding:
- the fsa gene encoding fructose-6-phosphate aldolase, producing the protein MKIFLDSSNLEELRKFKSLGIIDGATTNPSLLSKEIKRLYPDFKAKDKRELFEKGKEILKEICEIVDGPVSAEVIATDSDGMVKEGKELSRVHKHIVVKVPFGEEGLKATKKLSSEGINVNMTLIFSPSQGLLSVKAGARYISPFIGRLDDISNEGMEVVRVLSEVFSIYDFDAELLVASVRHPIHVIEASLTGADIVTVPPEVLDKMLKHPLTDIGLKRFLQDWESLLGK
- a CDS encoding aldehyde dehydrogenase family protein, whose protein sequence is RIYGEFIPMDASEFGKGRIAFTIMEPDPIVLAITPFNFPLNLALHKIAPAIAAGSSLVFKPSSFTPKTGKLLTEIILEAGFPPEGFAFLTGGGSSVGETLCKDERIRHITFTGSKEVGERISLIAGLKKKTFELGSNSALCIFSDFDYRKILERIIKGAYSLAGQVCISIQRIYIEKKIKDEFINDFLNAIKNLKVGDQLREDTDVGPMISEEAAKRAEEWVKRAIQRGAKILPELKREGSFFYPILIVDASEDTEVCSKEAFAPLAVCNEFETEEELVSKVNNSEYGLQCGILTNDLTRALKLAKEIEVGGVIINDIPSFRVDHMPYGGMKGSGLGREGPRYAVRDFVEEKIVVIKIE